The following are encoded in a window of Maylandia zebra isolate NMK-2024a linkage group LG5, Mzebra_GT3a, whole genome shotgun sequence genomic DNA:
- the sh2d5 gene encoding SH2 domain-containing protein 5 — protein sequence MGEAPVREDGTVTRSAEYVGSFPVDDNCLDDQIKQLHTQLKSLKACKTRRPVSLKFSIKGVKMYNEDETILLMAHALRRISLSTARPVDSQFAFVAHNPGCPDTQLYCHVFKARHARAAQFLNLLLCRCFQLSYLEKHPEEAQIDSAGSLPHRKPSLLNHGFPLSVSALVSFRRAPFGGLLPGTKKTPKSSDDQQSSQDEVFPISSPSLMRKKVIRTKVLRSGAYRSFTFTPRKQRTIQDQLSVTQEKDLDKLPARRSRAPSLSETEEALAQAVWCWAGIATESSYSLLADDVLGSYLLCQHPKNPKCGSLIIRFSSGPITHLIENTRKGKFVLEKCKTEFNSMAELIEHYTETEDELPCLLSYARVNHCYEWEENVSKQQPVKLQPKRSRN from the exons ATGGGTGAGGCACCGGTCAGAGAAGATGGTACAGTGACACGATCAGCAGAG TATGTAGGCTCATTTCCTGTGGATGATAACTGTTTGGATGACCAGATTAAGCAGCTGCACACACAGTTGAAGTCCCTTAAA GCATGCAAGACAAGACGGCCAGTGTCCCTAAAGTTTTCCATTAAAGGTGTGAAAATGTATAATGAGGATGAAACG ATCCTCCTGATGGCCCACGCTCTGCGGAGAATCTCTCTTTCCACGGCCCGACCCGTCGATTCACAGTTTGCCTTTGTCGCGCATAACCCAGGCTGCCCAGACACCCAGCTCTACTGCCATGTCTTTAAAGCAAGGCACGCCAGAGCA GCCCAGTTCCTGAACCTGCTGCTGTGCCGCTGCTTCCAGCTGTCGTACTTGGAGAAGCATCCAGAAGAGGCCCAGATAGACTCTGCTGGCTCACTGCCTCATCGCAAGCCTTCACTGCTCAATCACGGCTTTCCTCTTAGTGTCAGCGCCCTGGTTTCATTCAGAAGAGCTCCTTTTGGTGGATTATTACCTGGCACTAAG AAAACTCCAAAGTCTTCAGATGACCAACAAAGCAGCCAAGATGAGGTCTTTCCcatctcctctccctccctgATGCGCAAGAAAGTCATACGCACCAAAGTGCTGCGCTCTGGTGCTTACCGCTCCTTCACTTTCACGCCACGCAAACAGCGCACCATTCAGGATCAACTGAGTGTAACTCAAG AAAAGGATCTAGACAAGTTGCCAGCGAGGCGATCCCGGGCTCCAAGCTTGTCTGAAACAGAAGAGGCACTAGCTCAGGCAGTGTGGTGTTGGGCTGGTATCGCAAC TGAGAGCAGCTATTCACTGCTTGCAGATGATGTTCTGGGATCCTACCTTTTGTGCCAACATCCAAAAAACCCTAAATGTGGCTCTCTAATCATTCGCTTCTCCTCTGGCCCAATCACCCACCTTATTGAAAACACCCGTAAAGGGAAATTCGTGCTGGAG AAATGCAAGACTGAATTCAATTCCATGGCTGAGCTGATTGAGCACTACACAGAGACTGAGGACGAGCTGCCATGTCTGCTGAGCTATGCTCGGGTGAACCACTGCTATGAGTGGGAGGAAAACGTCAGCAAACAGCAGCCTGTAAAGCTTCAGCCCAAACGAAGCCGAAATTAA